Proteins from one Ipomoea triloba cultivar NCNSP0323 chromosome 1, ASM357664v1 genomic window:
- the LOC116010282 gene encoding MDIS1-interacting receptor like kinase 2-like yields MNRISGKLPPNLSNASQISFIDLSSNKLVGMIPKALENLTLLTILKLDNNKFSGNISLEIGKLPQLLNFSIASNNFSGLLPEEYFERGQVLIDLNLSKNMFVGEIPYGMGNMKSLESLDLSHNMLSGQIPAQFDELTSLQILNLSHNNLSGHIPSSLGQSLGLICVDVSYNRLEGLIPNTKVFQETPYDALRNNKGLCGNHSGFEPCSSNNQRDHHQRRNLLLIILLTFGSLFMIISIVVLLIIRSKSHVIVKPRAITHKNVLAILNFDGKIAYEDIIEATGNFDSIYCIGEGGHARVYRAELSSGQVVAIKRFNNVIAQGDENCELKSFSNEVCTLTEIRHRNIVKLYGFCASERNSFLIYEYLEGGSLAHILNDNEKAMELGWMKRVNVVKAVAKALSYIHHDCLPSIVHRDISAKNILFDCEYEAHVSDFGTARILSLHSSNWTSFAGTFGYAAPEFAYTMEVTEKCDVYSFGVLALEVIMGKHPGDLITSIFSSPISTAHGILLLKDVFDSRLSTPTKQEEEELILVAKIAVACLNMNPQCRPSMQQVCVLLSKERRYSSSNSLPHITISQLFGLEFPTP; encoded by the exons ATGAACAGAATTTCTGGAAAACTACCACCAAATCTTAGCAATGCCTCTCAGATTAGCTTTATTGATCTTTCATCAAATAAACtagttggaatgattcctaagGCTTTGGAAAACCTAACATTGTTAACTATCCTTAAGTTGGACAACAACAAATTTTCTGGCAACATATCACTAGAAATTGGGAAATTACCTCAACTTTTGAACTTTAGCATAGCCTCAAATAATTTTTCCGGATTACTTCCGGAGGAGTACTTTGAAAGAGGCCAAGTGTTAATAGACTTGAATTTGAGTAAAAATATGTTTGTTGGGGAGATTCCTTATGGTATGGGAAACATGAAATCGCTTGAAAGTCTTGATTTAAGTCACAACATGCTCTCTGGTCAAATACCAGCCCAATTTGACGAACTAACAAGTTTGCAAATATTGAACTTATCACACAACAATTTGTCAGGACATATCCCTTCTAGCCTTGGCCAATCTCTGGGTTTGATATGTGTTGATGTATCATACAATAGGTTGGAAGGTCTCATCCCTAACACAAAAGTATTTCAGGAAACTCCATATGATGCCTTAAGGAATAATAAAGGTCTTTGCGGGAACCATTCTGGCTTCGAGCCTTGCTCCTCAAACAATCAAAGAGATCATCATCAGAGAAGAAATTTGCTCTTAATTATACTACTAACATTTGGGAGTTTGTTTATGATTATTAGCATTGTTGTCCTATTGATCATTCGATCAAAGAGCCATGTTATAGTAAAGCCAAGGGCAATTACTCATAAAAATGTGTTGGCAATATTGAATTTTGACGGAAAGATAGCATATGAAGATATCATTGAGGCAACCGGAAATTTTGATTCAATATATTGCATTGGTGAAGGAGGACATGCACGTGTTTATAGGGCTGAGCTCTCAAGTGGCCAAGTTGTTGCTATAAAGAGGTTTAATAATGTAATTGCGCAAGGAGATGAAAATTGCGAACTCAAAAGTTTTTCAAATGAGGTTTGCACTTTAACAGAGATTAGGCATCGAAATATTGTGAAACTGTATGGTTTTTGTGCTAGTGAGAGAAATTCATTCTTAATTTATGAGTACTTGGAAGGGGGAAGCCTAGCACACATAttaaatgataatgaaaaggcCATGGAATTAGGGTGGATGAAGAGGGTAAATGTGGTCAAAGCTGTGGCTAAAGCTTTATCGTATATTCACCATGATTGTTTACCATCTATTGTACATCGGGATATATCAGCTAagaatattttgtttgattgtGAATATGAAGCTCACGTGTCTGATTTCGGCACGGCAAGAATATTGAGTCTTCATTCATCAAATTGGACTTCATTTGCAGGAACATTTGGCTATGCAGCTCCAG AGTTCGCTTATACTATGGAAGTCACTGAAAAATGTGATGTGTATAGCTTTGGAGTATTAGCACTAGAAGTGATTATGGGCAAACATCCAGGTGACCTCATTACGTCCATTTTTTCATCCCCAATCTCAACCGCCCATGGAATACTACTTTTAAAAGATGTGTTTGATTCTCGACTGTCTACTCCAACAAAGCAAGAAGAGGAAGAGTTGATTTTGGTTGCGAAGATAGCAGTTGCATGTTTAAATATGAATCCACAATGTCGACCAAGCATGCAACAGGTTTGTGTGTTGCTAAGCAAAGAAAGGCGATATTCCTCCTCAAATTCACTTCCACATATCACAATAAGCCAATTGTTCGGTCTTGAATTTCCTACTCCCTAG